The Triticum aestivum cultivar Chinese Spring chromosome 3A, IWGSC CS RefSeq v2.1, whole genome shotgun sequence genome includes a region encoding these proteins:
- the LOC100415839 gene encoding heat shock 70 kDa protein, mitochondrial, translating into MRRSAMALRSTADRCFGHHSPLTNVIQSTFSANVGSRWGSLARAFSAKPLGNEVIGIDLGTTNSCVSVMEGKNAKVIENSEGTRTTPSVVAFSQKGERLVGTPAKRQAITNPQNTFFGTKRMIGRRFDDPQTQKEMKMVPYKIVKAPNGDAWVETTDGKQYSPSQIGAFVLTKMKETAESYLGKSISKAVITVPAYFNDAQRQATKDAGRIAGLDVQRIINEPTAAALSYGTNNKEGLIAVFDLGGGTFDVSILEISNGVFEVKATNGDTFLGGEDFDNTLLEYLVSEYKRSDNIDLSKDRLALQRLREAAEKAKIELSSTAQTEINLPFITADAAGAKHLNITLTRSKFESLVNGLIARTRDPCKNCLKDAGITTKEVDEVLLVGGMTRVPKVQEVVSEIFGKAPSKGVNPDEAVAMGAALQGGILRGDVKELLLLDVTPLSLGIETLGGIFTRLITRNTTIPTKKSQVFSTAADNQTQVGIRVLQGEREMATDNKLLGEFDLVGIPPAPRGLPQIEVTFDIDANGIVTVSAKDKATAKEQQITIRSSGGLSESEIEKMVREAELHSQKDQERKALIDIRNTADTTIYSIEKSLGEYRDKIPAEVATEIETAVADLRAEMASDDIEKIKGKMEAANKAVSKIGEHMSGGGAAGGGAAGGGSQEGGSQGGGDQAPEAEYEEVKK; encoded by the exons ATGCGGCGATCGGCGATGGCGCTCCGCTCCACGGCGGACCGGTGCTTCGGCCACCACTCACCG TTGACGAACGTTATTCAATCAACATTCAGTGCAAACGTCGGTTCAAGATGGGGAAGTCTTGCAAGAGCTTTCAG TGCAAAACCACTTGGAAATGAGGTTATTGGGATTGATTTGGGAACAACGAATTCATGTGTTTCTGTTATGGAGGGAAAG AATGCAAAAGTGATAGAGAATTCAGAAGGCACTAGGACGACACCATCAGTTGTTGCCTTTAGTCAGAAGGGTGAGCGGCTTGTCGGAACACCAGCCAAACGTCAAGCAATTACCAATCCACAGAACACCTTCTTTGGTACAAAGCGTATGATAGGGCGTCGCTTTGATGACCCACAGACGCAGAAAGAGATGAAAATGGTTCCATACAAAATTgtgaaggctccaaatggtgacgcTTGGGTTGAAACAACAGATGGCAAGCAGTACTCACCGAGCCAGATTGGTGCATTTGTATTGACCAAGATGAAGGAGACCGCTGAATCTTACCTTGGCAAGTCTATTTCAAAGGCTGTGATCACAGTTCCAGCTTACTTCAATGATGCCCAGCGGCAGGCAACCAAGGATGCTGGTCGAATTGCTGGACTTGATGTCCAAAGGATCATCAACGAACCAACTGCTGCTGCTCTGTCTTATGGAACAAACAACAAGGAGGGTTTGATAGCTGTATTTGACCTTGGAGGTGGTACCTTCGATGTCTCCATCCTTGAGATCTCCAATGGAGTTTTTGAG GTGAAAGCAACAAACGGCGATACTTTCCTGGGTGGAGAAGACTTTGATAATACTCTGTTGGAGTACCTAGTCAGTGAATACAAAAGATCTGATAATATTGATCTGTCAAAAGACAGACTAGCTCTGCAAAGGTTGCGTGAAGCAGCTGAGAAGGCAAAAATTGAACTCTCATCAACTGCACAGACTGAGATCAACCTTCCTTTTATCACGGCTGATGCTGCTGGAGCAAAACATTTGAATATAACATTGACAAGATCAAAGTTTGAAAGTTTGGTGAATGGTCTCATTGCAAGGACTAGAGACCCATGCAAGAATTGTTTGAAGGATGCTGGCATAACCACAAAGGAAGTTGATGAGGTCCTTCTTGTTGGTGGTATGACAAGGGTTCCCAAAGTGCAGGAAGTGGTTTCAGAAATCTTCGGCAAGGCCCCAAGCAAAGGAGTCAACCCAGATGAAGCTGTTGCCATGGGTGCGGCTCTTCAGGGTGGCATTCTCCGTGGAGATGTCAAAGAGCTTCTTCTCCTTGACGTAACCCCCCTTTCACTTGGTATTGAGACTCTTGGTGGTATCTTCACCAGACTGATAACCAGGAACACTACAATCCCCACAAAGAAAAGCCAG GTGTTCTCAACTGCTGCTGACAACCAGACGCAAGTGGGTATCCGTGTCCTGCAAGGTGAGCGTGAGATGGCAACAGACAACAAACTTCTTGGCGAGTTTGATCTTGTGGGCATCCCACCAGCCCCAAGAGGACTGCCACAGATTGAGGTCACATTTGATATTGATGCCAACGGAATCGTGACGGTCTCTGCAAAGGACAAGGCCACCGCAAAGGAGCAGCAGATCACCATCCGATCGTCCGGTGGGCTTTCTGAGTCAGAGATCGAGAAGATGGTGCGGGAGGCTGAGTTGCACTCACAGAAGGACCAGGAGCGCAAGGCCCTCATTGACATCAGAAACACTGCAGACACCACCATTTACAGCATCGAGAAGAGCCTGGGAGAGTACAGGGACAAGATCCCGGCGGAGGTTGCCACCGAGATCGAGACAGCGGTTGCTGATCTCCGTGCGGAGATGGCCTCTGACGACATCGAGAAGATAAAGGGCAAGATGGAAGCGGCCAACAAGGCGGTCTCAAAGATCGGGGAGCACATGTCTggtggtggtgcggctggaggcggcGCGGCTGGTGGTGGTTCCCAGGAAGGAGGGTCGCAGGGCGGAGGTGACCAGGCCCCAGAGGCCGAGTACGAGGAGGTGAAGAAGTGA